In Motacilla alba alba isolate MOTALB_02 chromosome 4A, Motacilla_alba_V1.0_pri, whole genome shotgun sequence, the genomic window GAACGGATTCTGCATAAATATCAAAGATTTTCTTCAGATGTCATGAATACTGCAGAAGTCAGGTtgaactattttctttctttctttccttctttttttttttaattttctgtatagACATGTATGTTTCAAGAGGTCAGATTTATTTCATAGGTATGTAATGCATGGTATATTTTAAACACGATTTAACATTATAATTCCAGTGGtttcaagatgcagcccatAAATGTAACCAATTTACACGTACTATTGAATGTTCTCTCTTTGCATGCTTGTTACTTTCCAGATAAGCTTTAAACAGTGCCATTAGAACACCACAGATCAAAGGATTACTCCAGTTCCACCAACTTAAATCCACGTGCAGGATGAAGGACCCAGCTGAAGTACAAATATCAGTACCAGGTTTCTTGTGTTTGTTCTAACAAATCACAAGGAGATGATGGTTTGCATTTAAGATACAAAACATATATGCCTCTTGAGGTTAAATTCAGTGTAACGTGTATAAAGCATCCCTTTGGCAATAGAGTTTGCAGTATCCCTACAGGATTCCACAGGGCATGAGCTTTATGGAGTAAAATCTATTAAGGAAATTCTCCTCTACTTGACAAATAATACACAGCTACAGTTAATCACACACCCTTGGATACACCTGCCTCTATGCCTAtcaatataatatagtatttgGAAGTTAAAAGTCAACAAAAGGCACTTTCATCATTAAATAAATGTCCTCTGTAGGCAATAAGATTGTATGACCTATATTTTATTCAAAGCTGTTTGTTCTTCAAGGACTTGTAGGTAGTCAGGTGAACCTTGAAGTTTAGCTTTTAGTTCAAAATattcactttttctttgttctaCTACAATTTTACTATGATTACCACCTATTAGAgatttcttggcttttttgtCTTGCAGTTTCTCTGGGTAACGTATTTCAAAGCCACTGACCCCTATGCTGTTGTATTCCTTTTTACtttcaagaaaattttgaataaatacaTTGGAATCCCTTCCAGGGAATAACTCATCCAGTTCATCGATTGTGCTAAGTCTTTTTCTGGAATCCACATGCAACAAATCTTTCTCCTTGTCATTCATATTTCTCAGAATGACTTTTTGCCCTGGTGGGTCAGCAAACGTGAAGCCTGTTTCAGACTCTTTCAAGCCACAGGTATGACTTTTGCTCATCTGCTCAATGGTTTGAGGAATGAAGGCCTCTGCACCCAGTCCATCTTTTTTGTTTGACTTGTGATCGTGCTTTCTTAGCTGCAGTTGCATAGAACTGCACTCTTGGTTTCCAATCCCTTCATGCTTtatggttggttttttgttgcgCCGAAGCACAAAaacaagaagacaaaaagcaacaaacacTGTTAAAATCAGCACAACCAATATGCTTAGGATTAGGATGGACAATGGAACTGGGCCACCAGGAGGACTCCGGACTGGTCCCGGGGGTGTTGTAAAAATAACAGCAGGCATGGGACTAGTGAACAGAGCAGATGGCTTGTTTAAAAGTTTAGGACAGAGaatctcatttttcagagactTAAGTTCTATGTTAGCAAACTGCACAGGTGTCTCACATTTCAATTCCTTCACCACAATACCATCATTTAGCTTTTCAAGCCACAGTTTTAAAGCAACTAAATCACAAGTGCAGTCCCATGGATTACCTTCCAAATCTATTTGTGTAAGAGACTTTAGCTGATCAAGAACACCACTTACAGGTAAATACATGAAGTGATTATTCCTCAGATTCAGTCTAGCAAGTGGTGCACCAGCAAAAATATAAGCTGGCAAGCTTCGCAGAAGATTGTTGTTCAGGTAGAGCAACTGCAAATTTGGCATTAAGTCAAAGGTGCCTGCTAGGATTTCTTTGATAACATTGTATTCCAAATACAGATATTGCAAATTGTGGAGGCCAGCAAACATCTCTGGGCTCAGACGCTCTATCTGATTGCCATTGAGGTACAATCTCCGTAAATTTGTAAGGTTGCGGAAAACATCTCCTTTGATTGCTGAAATCCGATTGCTGCCTAAATGTAGCAAATCCAGCCCCTCAAACTCAGCAAAATCCGCAGTATCCACATCCTTAATATAATTGCCATTTACATGCAGTTTCTTGGCATTTAAAGGCTTTGGTACAAGTTCAGCCATTGATTCTATATTTCTTTCTTGGCAATTTACGCTTAATCCCAAGTCTGAAGGATGAGTTTTGCAAACACAAGGGACCGGACAAGGAGTTAAAGGAGGCACCCTGGTCTGGTAAGATATGATCTGACTGAGATTGCGACTGGACAGTGCTTTGCCTGCTACTATCCCCGAGATCTTCGAAGGATTTGTAGTCTTTGGTGGCTTTGTGACTAATCTGTGCACTGATGTTTGAGTGGTGTGGCCGTTGGGCGTGCTGtagctgggctccagctgtgaGGGAGGCAGGATGCGCACGTCAAAATcactccctgtccccatggagcacagctcctgcttaTTGGTCTCTTTCAGCAGCCTTCCATACAAGTCACTGGGTGTTTCACAGATAGCCTCTCCAATGTAGATGTTATAGGGCATGTTCTCCAGCCACGCTTTCAAAGGCAACAAATCACAAGTACAATTCCAGGGGTTGTCTTCCAGCTGCAATTCAACAATTCGCCCGATGTGTTCCAGAACTCCAATGTATGGAAGCTTCTGTATTCGATTCCCCCGTATATCCAGATGGGTTAGAGAAGCAAATCGAAAAATATTATCGGGAAGGAATGAAATCAGATTGTCATTAAGTATCAGGACTTTCAGCTTGTGAAGCTTATTGAAGGCTCCCCGTTCAATAAACTTGATTAAATTGTAGTCAGCTTGGAGATACTCCAAGTTCTCTATGCCAAGGAAAGTGTCAGCCCGGAGAATCTTTAATTCGTTGTTGTTCAAGTGCAACTGTTTTAATGCACTAAGACCCATAAAGGCCCCTCCCTCAATGTTCTGTAACTTATTATTACCCAGTTGCAAGGACACTGCATGTGTAAAATTAAGAAAGGAATTTGGATATAGAATAATTAGCAGGTTGTTTTGAAAGTTGAGGTGGTAAAAATTAGACCATGGTGGTTTAAGCTGATTTGGTCTGTAGACTGCAACCTTCTCACAGTTGACATAGAGTACATTCTCAACTGACACACAGGAGCAAACATTGCAAATTTCCACAGATATATCAGCATCTGCAGTTGTAGAGGAAACTGGAGATGACAGAACCAGAAAGAGCCACAGAATCATCTTCTTATGATCAGCAAGCAACCTTAGGCTCCTGAACAAAGATAAAGAATctaaggaagaaagaaggaaagaaaatgtttttcagttgaCATTGTTCCAAAACATCACTTGGGTCAGAAATTGTATACCACTGAGCTACTGCACCTGCCAAGTATTATAGACAAACTACaagaactgaatttaaaataacatgaaaGACTTTTAACAACCAAACAAAtgcacaggagctgggatgatTTCAAACACGGAATGTAAATTTCTGTAGAGAAACACAAATAACTCTTAGGTCTGtcaaatttatttctctctcttgtaCATGCCAAGCATGCATaacatataaagaaaaataaccaaagGGAGATTCCAATTTTATGCATATTTACTCCCCTCAATTGTGCACTGCTCATATGTTGCTGTGCATTTCAGGGATATTAAACACAAATGCTGATGTTATGCATGCCCAAACATCTGGGATGGGATAGCACAATATAGAAAGGACAGAGATGCTGACACAAAAAGTAATGCCAATGCTCAGTATATGTATATAAAGCAGTAACACATACAGATATATCACTATGATAAAGATATTCAACTCAAGGGCATGCACACACATTGTTTCTGTCACTTCTGATACCTAGTTTAAATAAGTACGTGGTAAACTGACTGCAGAAATACAACTATTCAGAAAACAAGATCAGCTCTGGGTGGCCAGTGGAAGCACTCAGACATGGAAGAAGCATGCACAAGCATAcagccccatccccaggaaTAATAACACACTGACTTGCAGGGAAAAACAAAGTCACAATTAGTCAGTCTGACACTACTGAAATCTGAgaactattttttccccctaaaacaTTATGTAATTTGCTCTTATTCCTGCATTGATAAGAACCCTTTGCATACAGTCCAGCCAGCTGAACTGCCATTTTTTATGCAGAACTCGAGCCACAGCATTTCCTCTGAGTTATaaggtagggtttttttccccccctttttaaaataaatcagtcaATAATCAATAcattgcacacacacacattccaTCTTCCCATTACCCCCATTTCCCAACTTGTCCCTTTCATTTCCTGCTGTAGGAAGCCACTGAATTGGCAGGAGAGAGCCAGAATGAAAAGTGGAGAAAGCAGGAGCCAGCTGGAGGGAGGAGAACCGGGCTGAAGGGAGACACAAGGGGAGGATGTGCTGGGGGTCCtggaagggaggggagaggagggatgaGGAAAGACCGCAGGACAGAAGGacaagagaaagagaagcacggaggagagaaggaaggatgAGAGGAACGGGTGGCTGAAGGGGTCAAGGAGGCCGCTTGTCGGGAGAAGGGGGAAGCGGAGCAGCGGCTGCCGATGGCCGCAGGCTCCCGACCCCGGCCGCGGCGAGCGCGCCCCCAGGGGCGGACCGGTGTCCCCGTGCCCCCGCCGCTCCGTCTCCCTCCCCCCGGTAGGCGCCGTCCTCCCGTATCCCTGCCTCGCCCACGCTCGAGtcccctcttcttcctcagccCTGGGGCCCCGGCCGGTGCCGAGCGGGCAGGCTGCGGGCTCTGTGCGGGGCTGGCGGCGGGACGACGAGCCCGGCCAGCAGTGCCGGCACTACCGCAAATTTTTGCCGCATCCGGCTCGGCTGGTGCCGGCTCCCCTCTGCCGTGGGCGCCCCGTCGCCCTCTGGCTCCCGGCGGGGGAGGGCGGCAGGGGCAAGGGCGCGCTCGCACATCCCGGCCGGGAGCGGGCAGAGCGCGGCGGAGCAGCGCCGCATCCCCTCCGCCGTCCCTTCGCAACAAGGCACGACCGTGCTCCCGGCCGCTGAACGtaccaaccccccccccccccccccccccctcccggCCCGGTACCTTTGCGAAGTCCAGCCCGCAGCAGATCCACAcacccccttccccagccccactgcGCAGATCCTGCCCCCTCGTCCCTCCCACACCTCCACGGTCTTTTCCGGGCCGCCCGGCCCCGGTGCCTCCGCTCTCCCGGGAAGGATGGGAGAGAGCAGCGCTGTGCCTGGTGCCGCTGGCCAGGGCTCCGGGAGGCGGCCGGCTGCGGGGAGAGGCGAGCGAGATGGCAGAGAGGCTCCGGCAGGAAGCCACTGTCGCCTCGTCGTGTGCACCCCCGccttcccccaccccacccctcGCCGTCTTTAAAACAGCACCAGTAATTATTatagcaatgaaaataaaaccttcggaataattaaaataaattaaaacgCCAACGTACGGGcggccccgccgtgcccccACCCCCGCCCGCACTCACACGCCCGGCGGGCGCCCGCCGCCCTCGGTGATGCTCCCGGCTCTCCGCGGCCAGCCCGGCACCGTCCATACCTCGGAGCCCGGGGTCGCCGCGGCTCCGCTCGGCTGCGCTCCGCCGCTCTCCCCGCGTGGTCCGGGCTCCAGCGGCTCCGCAgcgggcggcgggggcagccgggcggccggcggggcgaGCACCCCCGGCCGCGCGGAGCGAGGGCAAGCCCGGCGCTGCGGAACCCCGCGGGCTCCGCCGCATGCAGCAGCCGCCCGGCTGagccctgccccgccgccgcggTCCCCCGCACACATGCGGGGAGAGGATCCCTCTGCACACGGGCACCCGCTCCCATCGCACTGCTCTCGCCCACCCCCTGCACGCAGCGAGCCCCCTCCCCTCGCCACACGCACACccgcgcacacacacacacgcacactcATGCACGCACGCACCGAGCGCCCGGGCGCTCCTTCGGCGGGGAGGGAGACGCCGCTCCGGGGGAGCAATCCCGGCGCATCGCCACGGCCGGAGCCTCTCCCGCAGCCCGGAGGCGCCGTGCCGCCGGTACCTTTCCCGGGGAACCGTCGCCCTGCGCCCCCGCGGAGCCCAGGCGGGGCGTACGGGGCGGGAGGAGCCCCtcggggcggcgggagcggcggagCCGCGGCGGGAGCTGCGGGGCTGCCATGGGCGGCTGAGGCAGCCACAAGTGCAGCCCGCGGCCGGGACGGGGCCATCGCGGCCCCCGCGCCCGAGGAGCCGCAGGGCAGCGCGGCTGCGAGAGCCGAGCGGGGGAAGGACAGAGAAGGCAAGAAAGGACTCCCCCCTCTCTTTTCTGGTAATCTCCCCTCCCGGCTTGAAAGAAAAGTAGAGGTGGAAACTGAGTGGGCAGGATAGTAACATTTGCTGCATTTAATATGAATTGCAATTATGGAGTGAAATCGCTGCGAGGAGACATACCCAACCCGTTCTTACGACAACGCAGCTATTTGTCTATCTCATTCTTTGTGGTTAGGTGAAATTCCTTCTCTGCGTAGGTAACAGCTGCAGTCTGATGGAAAAAATCCTCAAATGTTATGCACTGGTGCTAAACAGATTCTGCTAATTAACAACTCCTATTGGCTCTAGCTTTCATAATGCACTTTAAAATGGTAATGAATACCCTCAAACAAGGTGACATTGCATTCCGAAGCAGAAGAGTCAGTTAACCAAATGAAATCTTGAAAGGGGAGTTCAACTGCTTGTCCTTTTCCACGAATGCTAACGTGATCCAGTTAGAAAACTGTTTATGTGCTCTACACATACCAGTTGTAAGTGCTAGTTCTGGGCAATAAACGCCAGGGAATGGAAAACAGCAACTGCTTTCTTCAtttactgaaatgaaataaatagcTTGCTCCAAAGGCTGACTGCATCTAATTGAAATAATTGCAGAATGTTATTTTGCATTATGCGGTTAGACCGATACCTGAAAACAAATGCAGCTGAGACATCAATCATTTGCATATCACAACAGAACTGGAAGTGATCTGTGATTAATATTCAGCCAATTAAAAACTGaagtctttaaaatataaactctCTTAATTATTGAGCCATTAACGAAGTACTGTTCACATAAAAGGGGATGTGTGTTTTTAAAGGGCCCAGTTTAGAAGGATTTGCATATTGTTTAAGCTGAatttttcaaacactttttaaaTAACTAATGAATTAGAGAGCAAAGGTctagaataaaattaatttaggaaGATAGCTGGTTTATAACTATTTTAGCAGCAGGTATAGAAATGCAGGCGTAAAGATCAAGATGCCAGTTTTGTTTAATCAGCAGCATTATCTGGATGTTAAGCTAATTCCCTGCTTATTTAGTAGGTGAAAGAGCATATTGGCAGTTTCAAAGAGATCACTGCTCCCACCACATTCAAACAACTACTCAGAGATTGAATTAA contains:
- the SLITRK4 gene encoding SLIT and NTRK-like protein 4 isoform X2; this encodes MGAGARVQRDPLPACVRGTAAAGQGSAGRLLHAAEPAGFRSAGLALAPRGRGCSPRRPPGCPRRPLRSRWSPDHAGRAAERSRAEPRRPRAPRYGRCRAGRGEPGASPRAAGARRAYSLSLFRSLRLLADHKKMILWLFLVLSSPVSSTTADADISVEICNVCSCVSVENVLYVNCEKVAVYRPNQLKPPWSNFYHLNFQNNLLIILYPNSFLNFTHAVSLQLGNNKLQNIEGGAFMGLSALKQLHLNNNELKILRADTFLGIENLEYLQADYNLIKFIERGAFNKLHKLKVLILNDNLISFLPDNIFRFASLTHLDIRGNRIQKLPYIGVLEHIGRIVELQLEDNPWNCTCDLLPLKAWLENMPYNIYIGEAICETPSDLYGRLLKETNKQELCSMGTGSDFDVRILPPSQLEPSYSTPNGHTTQTSVHRLVTKPPKTTNPSKISGIVAGKALSSRNLSQIISYQTRVPPLTPCPVPCVCKTHPSDLGLSVNCQERNIESMAELVPKPLNAKKLHVNGNYIKDVDTADFAEFEGLDLLHLGSNRISAIKGDVFRNLTNLRRLYLNGNQIERLSPEMFAGLHNLQYLYLEYNVIKEILAGTFDLMPNLQLLYLNNNLLRSLPAYIFAGAPLARLNLRNNHFMYLPVSGVLDQLKSLTQIDLEGNPWDCTCDLVALKLWLEKLNDGIVVKELKCETPVQFANIELKSLKNEILCPKLLNKPSALFTSPMPAVIFTTPPGPVRSPPGGPVPLSILILSILVVLILTVFVAFCLLVFVLRRNKKPTIKHEGIGNQECSSMQLQLRKHDHKSNKKDGLGAEAFIPQTIEQMSKSHTCGLKESETGFTFADPPGQKVILRNMNDKEKDLLHVDSRKRLSTIDELDELFPGRDSNVFIQNFLESKKEYNSIGVSGFEIRYPEKLQDKKAKKSLIGGNHSKIVVEQRKSEYFELKAKLQGSPDYLQVLEEQTALNKI
- the SLITRK4 gene encoding SLIT and NTRK-like protein 4 isoform X4, producing the protein MILWLFLVLSSPVSSTTADADISVEICNVCSCVSVENVLYVNCEKVAVYRPNQLKPPWSNFYHLNFQNNLLIILYPNSFLNFTHAVSLQLGNNKLQNIEGGAFMGLSALKQLHLNNNELKILRADTFLGIENLEYLQADYNLIKFIERGAFNKLHKLKVLILNDNLISFLPDNIFRFASLTHLDIRGNRIQKLPYIGVLEHIGRIVELQLEDNPWNCTCDLLPLKAWLENMPYNIYIGEAICETPSDLYGRLLKETNKQELCSMGTGSDFDVRILPPSQLEPSYSTPNGHTTQTSVHRLVTKPPKTTNPSKISGIVAGKALSSRNLSQIISYQTRVPPLTPCPVPCVCKTHPSDLGLSVNCQERNIESMAELVPKPLNAKKLHVNGNYIKDVDTADFAEFEGLDLLHLGSNRISAIKGDVFRNLTNLRRLYLNGNQIERLSPEMFAGLHNLQYLYLEYNVIKEILAGTFDLMPNLQLLYLNNNLLRSLPAYIFAGAPLARLNLRNNHFMYLPVSGVLDQLKSLTQIDLEGNPWDCTCDLVALKLWLEKLNDGIVVKELKCETPVQFANIELKSLKNEILCPKLLNKPSALFTSPMPAVIFTTPPGPVRSPPGGPVPLSILILSILVVLILTVFVAFCLLVFVLRRNKKPTIKHEGIGNQECSSMQLQLRKHDHKSNKKDGLGAEAFIPQTIEQMSKSHTCGLKESETGFTFADPPGQKVILRNMNDKEKDLLHVDSRKRLSTIDELDELFPGRDSNVFIQNFLESKKEYNSIGVSGFEIRYPEKLQDKKAKKSLIGGNHSKIVVEQRKSEYFELKAKLQGSPDYLQVLEEQTALNKI
- the SLITRK4 gene encoding SLIT and NTRK-like protein 4 isoform X1; the encoded protein is MQQMLLSCPLSFHLYFSFKPGGEITRKERGESFLAFSVLPPLGSRSRAALRLLGRGGRDGPVPAAGCTCGCLSRPWQPRSSRRGSAAPAAPRGSSRPVRPAWAPRGRRATVPRERYRRHGASGLRERLRPWRCAGIAPPERRLPPRRRSARALDSLSLFRSLRLLADHKKMILWLFLVLSSPVSSTTADADISVEICNVCSCVSVENVLYVNCEKVAVYRPNQLKPPWSNFYHLNFQNNLLIILYPNSFLNFTHAVSLQLGNNKLQNIEGGAFMGLSALKQLHLNNNELKILRADTFLGIENLEYLQADYNLIKFIERGAFNKLHKLKVLILNDNLISFLPDNIFRFASLTHLDIRGNRIQKLPYIGVLEHIGRIVELQLEDNPWNCTCDLLPLKAWLENMPYNIYIGEAICETPSDLYGRLLKETNKQELCSMGTGSDFDVRILPPSQLEPSYSTPNGHTTQTSVHRLVTKPPKTTNPSKISGIVAGKALSSRNLSQIISYQTRVPPLTPCPVPCVCKTHPSDLGLSVNCQERNIESMAELVPKPLNAKKLHVNGNYIKDVDTADFAEFEGLDLLHLGSNRISAIKGDVFRNLTNLRRLYLNGNQIERLSPEMFAGLHNLQYLYLEYNVIKEILAGTFDLMPNLQLLYLNNNLLRSLPAYIFAGAPLARLNLRNNHFMYLPVSGVLDQLKSLTQIDLEGNPWDCTCDLVALKLWLEKLNDGIVVKELKCETPVQFANIELKSLKNEILCPKLLNKPSALFTSPMPAVIFTTPPGPVRSPPGGPVPLSILILSILVVLILTVFVAFCLLVFVLRRNKKPTIKHEGIGNQECSSMQLQLRKHDHKSNKKDGLGAEAFIPQTIEQMSKSHTCGLKESETGFTFADPPGQKVILRNMNDKEKDLLHVDSRKRLSTIDELDELFPGRDSNVFIQNFLESKKEYNSIGVSGFEIRYPEKLQDKKAKKSLIGGNHSKIVVEQRKSEYFELKAKLQGSPDYLQVLEEQTALNKI
- the SLITRK4 gene encoding SLIT and NTRK-like protein 4 isoform X3, whose translation is MRRSPRGSAAPGLPSLRAAGGARPAGRPAAPAARCGAAGARTTRGERRSAAERSRGDPGLRDSLSLFRSLRLLADHKKMILWLFLVLSSPVSSTTADADISVEICNVCSCVSVENVLYVNCEKVAVYRPNQLKPPWSNFYHLNFQNNLLIILYPNSFLNFTHAVSLQLGNNKLQNIEGGAFMGLSALKQLHLNNNELKILRADTFLGIENLEYLQADYNLIKFIERGAFNKLHKLKVLILNDNLISFLPDNIFRFASLTHLDIRGNRIQKLPYIGVLEHIGRIVELQLEDNPWNCTCDLLPLKAWLENMPYNIYIGEAICETPSDLYGRLLKETNKQELCSMGTGSDFDVRILPPSQLEPSYSTPNGHTTQTSVHRLVTKPPKTTNPSKISGIVAGKALSSRNLSQIISYQTRVPPLTPCPVPCVCKTHPSDLGLSVNCQERNIESMAELVPKPLNAKKLHVNGNYIKDVDTADFAEFEGLDLLHLGSNRISAIKGDVFRNLTNLRRLYLNGNQIERLSPEMFAGLHNLQYLYLEYNVIKEILAGTFDLMPNLQLLYLNNNLLRSLPAYIFAGAPLARLNLRNNHFMYLPVSGVLDQLKSLTQIDLEGNPWDCTCDLVALKLWLEKLNDGIVVKELKCETPVQFANIELKSLKNEILCPKLLNKPSALFTSPMPAVIFTTPPGPVRSPPGGPVPLSILILSILVVLILTVFVAFCLLVFVLRRNKKPTIKHEGIGNQECSSMQLQLRKHDHKSNKKDGLGAEAFIPQTIEQMSKSHTCGLKESETGFTFADPPGQKVILRNMNDKEKDLLHVDSRKRLSTIDELDELFPGRDSNVFIQNFLESKKEYNSIGVSGFEIRYPEKLQDKKAKKSLIGGNHSKIVVEQRKSEYFELKAKLQGSPDYLQVLEEQTALNKI